A genomic region of Streptomyces sp. NBC_00247 contains the following coding sequences:
- a CDS encoding adenosylhomocysteinase: METFERAKLDAYFARIAAQFAPDGQTSSFLITHLLAERPAFVRAVAAMTRLTAVLPKPKSVHPAAQRETERTVVVDTLTRELFTDPDTALDYFESRAAGESVSLLDVGGYFAPTLTDLHSRFTGRLVGVVEDTENGHRRYEALDKLPCPVVSVARSPLKDPEDYLVGQSVVFSTEAVMRGRGDILHGRPALVIGFGKLGSSIARLLHAKGVQVTVFDINPVRRTQALSQGFTVARDRETALTGAGLVLCATGAVSLRGEDFAHLRNGTYVATVTSSEDELDLAGLPDVYTRTVVGDHVTRYQTTGHYFYLANGGNAVNFIHGASVGPFIFLIQAEILAAIRMLTRGDLTPGIHEVPAPDREAIAATWLSYFNR; this comes from the coding sequence GTGGAAACCTTCGAACGCGCCAAGCTGGACGCATACTTCGCGCGGATCGCCGCCCAGTTCGCCCCCGACGGGCAGACCTCGTCGTTCCTGATCACCCACCTGCTGGCTGAGCGTCCCGCATTCGTCCGCGCCGTTGCCGCGATGACCCGGCTGACGGCGGTGCTGCCCAAGCCGAAGTCCGTACACCCGGCTGCCCAGCGAGAGACCGAGCGGACCGTCGTCGTCGACACCCTGACCCGCGAACTGTTCACCGACCCGGACACCGCGCTGGACTACTTCGAATCCCGGGCCGCCGGAGAATCCGTCTCCCTCCTCGATGTCGGCGGCTACTTCGCCCCCACCCTCACCGACCTCCACAGCCGCTTCACCGGGCGCCTGGTCGGTGTCGTCGAGGACACCGAGAACGGCCACCGCCGCTACGAGGCCCTCGACAAATTGCCCTGTCCCGTCGTCTCGGTGGCCCGCTCCCCGCTCAAGGACCCCGAGGACTACCTCGTCGGTCAATCCGTCGTGTTCTCCACCGAGGCCGTCATGCGCGGGCGCGGCGACATCCTCCACGGCCGCCCCGCCCTCGTGATCGGCTTCGGCAAACTCGGCTCCTCCATCGCCCGACTCCTGCACGCCAAGGGTGTCCAGGTCACCGTCTTCGACATCAACCCCGTACGCCGCACCCAGGCCCTGTCCCAGGGCTTCACCGTCGCCCGCGACCGCGAGACCGCGCTCACCGGCGCCGGCCTGGTGCTCTGCGCGACCGGCGCGGTCTCCCTGCGCGGCGAGGACTTCGCCCACCTGCGCAACGGCACCTACGTCGCCACCGTCACCTCCAGCGAGGACGAGCTCGACCTCGCCGGCCTGCCGGACGTCTACACCCGCACAGTCGTCGGCGACCACGTCACCCGCTACCAGACCACCGGCCATTACTTCTATCTGGCGAACGGCGGCAATGCCGTCAACTTCATCCACGGCGCAAGCGTTGGACCGTTCATCTTCCTGATCCAGGCCGAGATCCTCGCCGCGATCAGGATGCTCACCCGCGGGGACCTCACCCCTGGCATCCACGAGGTCCCCGCACCCGACCGCGAGGCCATCGCGGCGACCTGGCTCTCCTACTTCAACAGGTGA
- a CDS encoding ATP-binding protein, producing MIETVQRFFTARPESVGQARKFADEALTEWGLAERIDDIRLCVSELATNALVHGTVSDHGFLVRLEIEDDVVRLEVHDSRCRRPRPRQAASTDLSGRGLALVAELADEWGVRDRAPLGKIVWSCFKAAGGTTT from the coding sequence ATGATCGAGACGGTGCAGCGCTTCTTCACGGCCCGCCCCGAATCCGTCGGACAGGCAAGGAAATTCGCTGACGAGGCCCTGACCGAATGGGGCCTGGCGGAGCGGATCGACGACATTCGCCTCTGCGTATCCGAGCTGGCGACCAACGCGCTGGTCCACGGCACTGTCTCCGACCACGGATTCCTGGTCCGCCTCGAAATCGAGGACGACGTCGTGCGCCTGGAGGTGCACGACAGCCGCTGTCGACGCCCCCGGCCCCGACAGGCCGCCAGCACCGACCTGTCCGGACGTGGTCTCGCCCTCGTGGCCGAGCTCGCCGACGAGTGGGGAGTGCGCGACCGTGCACCGCTCGGAAAGATCGTTTGGTCCTGCTTCAAGGCCGCAGGCGGGACGACCACGTGA
- a CDS encoding helix-turn-helix domain-containing protein, translating to MATVHQWTGLEARALRLALRLSVRAFAEHLGVAVATVSKWESKRAETEPRPDTQAILDTALGRADAHAHLRFETLLFEMASTVQGAGRRVTTSGPRAWEYESWADDLDRVVVALARQNFAFADSLLNRWLVRFDAPKLDEKGLYLFARSTALLGDLKRDQGSVIGPLSAHHSYAGARAVFTQLDIPRRVAQLDLSLAVVTEMSGKLEIAARQYETLAVDDRLSRRDRARARLWVGTALSKGGRHDYATRVMQAATRDFEDLTEPDDWSVAHQKLALARRGAGDLSQALHFIDIARSSGATDSPMQRVRLDTAHGHILLSDAATRDDGLLVLDQATRTASQYGLVHQLRSIEGIKAMSEGPTGPRRR from the coding sequence GTGGCAACCGTGCACCAGTGGACCGGCCTGGAGGCCAGGGCTCTGCGTCTCGCCCTGCGTTTGAGCGTGCGGGCCTTTGCCGAGCACCTCGGCGTGGCCGTCGCGACGGTCTCGAAGTGGGAGAGCAAGCGCGCCGAAACCGAGCCCAGACCCGACACCCAGGCGATCCTCGACACCGCCCTCGGACGCGCCGACGCCCACGCCCACCTGCGCTTCGAGACACTCCTGTTCGAGATGGCCAGCACCGTGCAAGGCGCTGGCCGACGGGTCACCACTTCCGGCCCCCGAGCCTGGGAGTACGAGTCGTGGGCCGACGACCTGGATCGCGTCGTGGTCGCGCTCGCCCGCCAGAACTTCGCCTTCGCCGACAGCCTGCTCAACCGCTGGTTGGTGCGGTTCGACGCCCCGAAACTGGACGAAAAGGGCCTGTACCTCTTCGCCCGCTCGACCGCGCTGCTCGGTGACCTCAAACGCGACCAAGGCTCAGTGATCGGCCCACTCTCCGCCCACCACTCCTACGCCGGAGCCCGCGCGGTCTTCACCCAGCTCGACATCCCACGTCGTGTCGCCCAGCTCGACCTCTCCCTCGCGGTGGTCACCGAAATGTCCGGCAAGCTGGAGATCGCTGCCCGCCAGTACGAAACCCTCGCCGTCGATGACCGGCTCTCCCGCCGTGACCGTGCCAGGGCCCGCCTGTGGGTGGGTACCGCGCTGAGCAAGGGCGGTCGGCACGACTACGCGACCCGCGTCATGCAGGCCGCGACCCGTGACTTCGAGGACCTCACCGAACCCGACGACTGGTCGGTGGCCCACCAGAAACTCGCCCTCGCCCGCCGTGGCGCCGGCGACCTCAGCCAAGCCCTGCACTTCATCGACATCGCCCGCAGCAGCGGCGCCACCGACTCACCGATGCAACGCGTTCGGCTGGACACCGCCCATGGCCACATCCTGCTCTCCGACGCTGCGACCCGAGATGATGGACTCCTCGTCCTTGATCAGGCCACCCGTACGGCCTCGCAGTACGGACTCGTGCACCAACTGCGCAGTATCGAGGGCATCAAGGCCATGAGCGAGGGGCCGACCGGCCCCCGGCGACGGTGA
- a CDS encoding YdcF family protein, whose protein sequence is MSDNQQAITEDQRRRAALIWDYHQMHHQLRPVDVAIGLGSHDLGVATHSADLYRAGLFPTLVFTGGNSPTTAKVFPRGEAVHFREHALGLGVPAEVILLEPEAGNTGQNITLSRQVLAAAGITPATVLLVSKPYMERRSFATARKLWPDVEILCASEPLEFDDYVKSIGDEKLVLDMLVGDLQRVIEYPKLGFAIEQQVPEDVHGAYESLIHDGFTSRLIAS, encoded by the coding sequence GTGAGCGACAACCAGCAGGCCATCACCGAGGACCAGCGGCGCCGGGCCGCCCTGATCTGGGACTACCACCAGATGCACCACCAACTGCGCCCCGTCGACGTGGCGATCGGCCTGGGCAGTCACGACCTCGGCGTCGCCACCCACTCCGCCGACCTGTACCGCGCCGGGCTGTTCCCGACCCTGGTCTTCACCGGCGGCAACAGCCCCACCACCGCCAAGGTCTTCCCACGCGGTGAGGCCGTTCACTTCCGTGAGCACGCCCTCGGTCTTGGCGTCCCGGCCGAAGTGATCTTGCTGGAACCGGAGGCAGGCAACACCGGGCAGAACATCACCCTTTCCCGTCAGGTCCTCGCCGCCGCCGGCATCACCCCGGCCACGGTGCTGCTGGTCTCCAAGCCCTACATGGAACGGCGGTCGTTCGCGACTGCCCGCAAGCTATGGCCCGACGTCGAGATCCTCTGCGCGTCGGAGCCGCTGGAGTTCGACGACTACGTGAAGTCCATCGGCGACGAGAAGCTCGTCCTCGACATGCTCGTCGGCGACCTCCAGCGGGTCATCGAGTATCCGAAGCTCGGATTCGCCATCGAGCAGCAGGTCCCGGAGGATGTGCATGGAGCGTACGAATCCCTCATCCACGACGGCTTCACCAGCCGCCTCATCGCTTCCTGA
- a CDS encoding WbqC family protein: protein MERTNPSSTTASPAASSLPDLPEPGGLCAIHQPNLFPRLTTLAKLFAADYWIVLDDVQFTRRDYQHRARLGDLDEPDRQQWLTVPTHLPRGRQTLIRDALIGDPGLARRKTAGMLRQHYGASPHWPALAQALDPVLDAFGTGRTAAAAEISTRALLSLLGWQGKILVSSELPSRPGRSQRLTDLCAITGARAYVCGTGGMTYLDSAPFAAEGISVLPFQPPMTDVWPSGRSLSSLWALAALGPQEVADRVQLLASDFGLVVPAA from the coding sequence ATGGAGCGTACGAATCCCTCATCCACGACGGCTTCACCAGCCGCCTCATCGCTTCCTGACCTGCCAGAACCGGGCGGGCTGTGCGCTATTCATCAGCCCAACCTGTTCCCCAGACTGACCACACTGGCCAAGCTGTTCGCGGCGGACTACTGGATCGTCCTGGACGACGTACAGTTCACCCGCCGCGACTACCAGCACCGAGCCCGCCTCGGTGACCTCGACGAACCGGACCGTCAGCAGTGGCTCACCGTTCCCACCCACCTTCCCCGCGGACGGCAAACTCTCATCCGGGACGCGTTGATCGGCGACCCCGGCCTGGCCCGTCGAAAGACGGCGGGGATGCTACGCCAGCACTACGGAGCGAGCCCACACTGGCCGGCGCTCGCACAGGCCCTGGACCCAGTACTGGATGCCTTCGGCACTGGCAGGACCGCAGCTGCTGCGGAAATCTCCACTCGTGCTCTGCTCAGCCTGCTCGGTTGGCAGGGCAAGATCCTCGTCAGCAGCGAACTGCCCTCCCGACCGGGCCGTTCCCAGCGGCTCACCGATCTCTGCGCCATCACGGGCGCCCGCGCATACGTGTGCGGAACCGGCGGCATGACGTACCTCGACTCGGCACCGTTCGCTGCCGAGGGCATCAGCGTCCTGCCGTTCCAGCCGCCGATGACCGACGTCTGGCCTTCGGGACGAAGTCTTAGTTCGCTGTGGGCGTTGGCGGCACTCGGCCCGCAAGAGGTCGCTGACCGCGTGCAGCTGCTCGCGTCGGACTTCGGGCTGGTGGTGCCCGCCGCGTGA
- a CDS encoding PaeR7I family type II restriction endonuclease, whose amino-acid sequence MTVTRQDFEDAIAAYWDARKLQGEQSAIKAAVGAGTAGSVRGGKHFDAIAILLSKFFLEAGYPPESIRVTKKQGLELPGYYRPQKQWDVVVVHKGVLVAAFELKALGGPSFGNNYNNRVEEALGSAVDLRRAVLADLYPKEKPWLGYFFIMEDHQKSRNPVRIAKGALPIDSHWHKTSYQDRFGIFCERLVAEQLYDAACYVTSSAEEPKPTELVDSLDWRHFSAAINARLTYLKELGLPG is encoded by the coding sequence TTGACGGTCACCCGCCAGGATTTCGAGGATGCGATAGCGGCCTACTGGGACGCCAGGAAGCTTCAGGGCGAACAGTCTGCGATCAAGGCTGCTGTCGGAGCCGGTACAGCTGGATCCGTACGTGGCGGTAAGCACTTCGACGCGATCGCGATCCTCCTGTCGAAGTTCTTCCTCGAAGCCGGCTACCCGCCCGAGAGCATCCGGGTCACCAAGAAGCAAGGACTCGAACTTCCCGGCTACTACCGCCCCCAGAAGCAGTGGGACGTGGTGGTCGTCCACAAGGGCGTCCTCGTCGCGGCCTTCGAGCTCAAGGCGTTGGGTGGCCCTTCCTTCGGCAACAACTACAACAACAGGGTCGAGGAGGCGCTCGGCAGCGCTGTGGACCTACGCCGAGCAGTCTTGGCCGACCTGTATCCGAAGGAGAAGCCCTGGCTCGGCTACTTCTTCATCATGGAAGACCACCAGAAGTCCAGGAACCCGGTCAGGATCGCGAAGGGCGCACTGCCCATCGACTCACACTGGCACAAGACCTCTTACCAGGACCGCTTCGGGATCTTCTGTGAACGCCTCGTGGCGGAGCAGTTGTACGACGCCGCCTGCTACGTCACATCATCGGCCGAGGAGCCCAAGCCGACGGAGCTGGTGGATAGCCTCGACTGGCGACACTTCTCAGCGGCGATAAACGCCCGGCTCACGTATCTGAAGGAACTCGGGCTTCCCGGCTAG
- a CDS encoding Eco57I restriction-modification methylase domain-containing protein, which yields MATPLFFETALHTLPSVPEEAVEHGEVFTRRWVVDLILDLVGYTSDKLLCDLKLVEPACGSGAFLGAVASRISASCRKYNRPIGDARGAVRALDLLERNVHRSREVVEKHLVDDGWDPAEAQSVAESWIERGDYLLQPEAIQHADYVVGNPPYIRLEDVPADRMAVYRHACTTMSGRADIYVGFFEVALRSLGPGGQLGFICADRWMRNQYGRRLRQLVTKSFSMDLALVMHDVDAFDDQVSAYPAITLISNRGQGTAVAADTTRAFDAPQATDFARWYTSDRTETVATEAFQAARMPHWFPDEDSWPSASPARLAVLEELTEHFQLLENNGTGTRVGIGVATGADKVFLTSDEKLIEDDRLLPMAMVRDTTSGALNWSGTYLVNPWSASGDLVDLAAYPRLAKYLDDHEAALRKRYVAVKQPHRWYKTIDKVDSTLARRPKLLFPDMKLTIHPVLDEGGLYPHHNLYFIVSDVWDMRVLGGLLLSKVAEAFVEAYAVKMRGGTLRFQAQYLRKIRVPDPEAISERDREALAAAFDKRDVRAATEAALRVYGLAELPD from the coding sequence GTGGCCACTCCCCTGTTCTTCGAGACCGCCCTCCACACCCTTCCCTCGGTCCCCGAGGAGGCCGTGGAGCACGGCGAGGTGTTCACACGGCGCTGGGTCGTCGACCTGATCCTCGACCTCGTGGGCTACACCTCGGACAAGCTCCTCTGCGACTTGAAGCTTGTTGAGCCGGCCTGCGGCTCGGGAGCGTTTCTGGGAGCGGTGGCCTCGCGGATCAGCGCTTCCTGCCGCAAGTACAACCGCCCCATCGGTGATGCACGCGGGGCTGTACGTGCGCTCGACCTGCTGGAGCGGAACGTCCACAGGAGCCGCGAAGTAGTCGAGAAGCACCTGGTCGACGATGGCTGGGACCCAGCAGAAGCCCAGTCGGTAGCAGAGTCCTGGATCGAGCGGGGAGACTACCTGCTCCAGCCCGAGGCGATCCAGCACGCGGACTACGTGGTCGGCAACCCGCCCTACATCCGTCTGGAGGACGTCCCAGCGGACAGGATGGCGGTCTACCGTCACGCGTGCACCACCATGAGCGGTCGCGCAGACATCTACGTCGGCTTCTTCGAAGTCGCTCTCCGAAGCCTCGGGCCAGGAGGACAGTTGGGCTTCATCTGTGCGGACCGCTGGATGCGCAACCAGTACGGTCGGCGGCTGAGGCAACTGGTGACCAAGAGCTTCAGCATGGACTTGGCCCTGGTCATGCACGATGTCGACGCGTTCGACGACCAGGTTTCCGCCTACCCGGCCATCACGCTCATCAGCAATCGAGGCCAGGGCACCGCCGTAGCCGCAGACACCACGCGAGCCTTCGACGCTCCCCAAGCCACCGACTTCGCGCGCTGGTACACGAGTGATCGGACTGAAACGGTCGCGACGGAAGCCTTCCAGGCCGCTCGCATGCCGCACTGGTTCCCGGACGAGGACTCGTGGCCGAGCGCCTCTCCCGCCCGGCTGGCCGTGCTCGAAGAGCTGACAGAGCACTTCCAACTTCTCGAGAACAACGGCACCGGCACCAGGGTCGGCATTGGCGTCGCCACTGGCGCGGACAAGGTCTTCCTCACCAGCGACGAAAAGTTGATCGAGGATGACCGACTGCTGCCTATGGCCATGGTCCGTGACACCACGAGCGGCGCGCTCAACTGGAGCGGCACCTACCTGGTCAACCCCTGGTCTGCGAGTGGCGATCTGGTCGACCTCGCCGCATATCCCCGGCTCGCAAAGTATCTCGACGATCACGAAGCCGCATTGCGCAAGCGCTACGTGGCGGTCAAGCAGCCGCACCGCTGGTACAAGACCATCGACAAGGTCGATTCCACACTGGCCCGGCGGCCCAAGCTGCTGTTCCCGGACATGAAGCTGACGATCCATCCGGTACTCGATGAGGGCGGGCTGTACCCTCACCACAACCTGTACTTCATCGTCTCGGACGTCTGGGACATGCGCGTGCTGGGTGGTCTGCTGCTCTCCAAGGTCGCGGAAGCATTCGTGGAGGCGTACGCGGTCAAGATGCGAGGGGGGACCCTCCGCTTCCAGGCCCAGTACCTCCGCAAGATCCGGGTCCCCGACCCGGAAGCGATCAGCGAGCGCGACCGAGAAGCCCTGGCGGCAGCTTTCGACAAGCGAGACGTGAGGGCCGCCACGGAGGCCGCCCTGCGCGTCTACGGACTTGCCGAACTGCCTGACTAG